The Candidatus Dormiibacterota bacterium genome contains a region encoding:
- a CDS encoding pyridoxal-phosphate dependent enzyme, which produces MPIPEVRPITLDEIRRARERIARTIVRTPLLRLELGEGQPDIRLKLENLQPINAYKLRGAANAVAMLPESERRKGVWTISAGNAGQGVAYAARQAGVPCTVVAIETAPAAKIERMKALGARLVLVPFDVAWKALDERSYPEVEGTFVHPFDDHDFIAGHATMGLEILEDAPDTAAVIAAIGGGGLITGVASAVKALKPEVRVWGAEPETAAPAAASFAAGSPQVFEAWKASFVDGAGGKSLFPRMWRRMSSLVDGSIVVSLEQTRRAMRLMAEKTRVISEGAGALPLAAALTGKAGRGPIVAIVSGGNIDLGKFAELIGVSEKTPAA; this is translated from the coding sequence ATGCCGATCCCTGAAGTCCGCCCCATCACGCTCGACGAGATCCGCCGGGCGCGCGAGCGCATCGCCAGGACGATCGTCCGCACTCCACTTCTTCGCCTCGAGCTGGGGGAAGGACAACCCGACATCCGGCTGAAGCTCGAGAATCTCCAGCCGATTAACGCCTACAAGCTGCGCGGCGCGGCCAACGCCGTGGCGATGCTCCCGGAGTCCGAGCGTAGGAAGGGGGTCTGGACCATCAGCGCCGGCAACGCGGGGCAGGGGGTCGCCTATGCGGCGCGGCAGGCCGGCGTGCCGTGCACGGTCGTCGCCATCGAGACCGCTCCCGCCGCGAAGATCGAGCGGATGAAGGCGCTCGGCGCGCGCCTCGTCCTGGTGCCGTTCGATGTCGCATGGAAGGCGCTCGACGAGCGGTCCTACCCCGAAGTCGAAGGGACCTTCGTGCATCCCTTCGACGATCACGATTTCATCGCAGGGCACGCGACCATGGGCCTCGAGATCCTGGAGGACGCTCCCGACACGGCGGCGGTGATCGCCGCGATCGGCGGCGGCGGGCTCATCACCGGCGTCGCCAGCGCCGTCAAGGCGCTCAAACCGGAGGTCCGGGTCTGGGGCGCCGAACCGGAGACCGCCGCCCCCGCGGCCGCGTCGTTCGCGGCCGGCTCCCCCCAGGTGTTCGAGGCCTGGAAGGCCTCGTTCGTCGACGGCGCCGGCGGCAAGAGCCTGTTCCCGCGCATGTGGCGGCGGATGTCGTCGCTCGTCGACGGCTCCATCGTGGTCAGCCTCGAGCAGACGCGCCGCGCCATGCGCCTGATGGCCGAGAAGACGCGGGTCATCTCCGAAGGAGCCGGCGCCCTGCCTCTCGCGGCCGCGCTGACCGGGAAAGCCGGGCGGGGGCCGATCGTCGCCATCGTCTCCGGCGGCAATATCGACCTCGGCAAGTTCGCGGAGCTGATCGGGGTCAGCGAGAAGACGCCGGCGGCCTGA
- a CDS encoding RidA family protein produces the protein MPRIEDRLTRLGLVLPAPFKVPPGVVLPFQFVRIVDSRAFLSGHGPQNADGSIAEPLGKLGLDLTVEQGYAAARLTALSMLGSLKRALGDLDRVAHWQRVFGMVNSAPGFNRQPSVINGFSDLILELFGPEVGSHARSAVGMAELPFDFPVEIEGEVEIRP, from the coding sequence ATGCCTCGAATCGAAGACCGGCTCACCCGGCTCGGGCTCGTGCTTCCGGCGCCCTTCAAGGTCCCGCCCGGAGTCGTCCTGCCCTTCCAGTTCGTCAGGATCGTCGACTCGCGCGCGTTCCTCTCCGGTCACGGCCCGCAGAACGCCGACGGCTCGATCGCCGAGCCGCTCGGAAAGCTCGGCCTGGACCTCACGGTCGAGCAGGGATACGCCGCGGCCCGGCTCACCGCCTTGTCGATGCTCGGCAGCCTCAAGCGCGCCCTCGGCGACCTCGATCGGGTCGCCCACTGGCAGCGCGTGTTCGGCATGGTGAACTCGGCGCCCGGATTCAACCGGCAGCCGAGCGTCATCAACGGTTTCTCGGATCTCATCCTCGAGCTGTTCGGCCCCGAAGTCGGAAGCCATGCGCGCAGCGCCGTCGGCATGGCCGAGCTCCCCTTCGACTTCCCGGTCGAGATCGAGGGGGAGGTCGAGATCCGGCCGTGA
- a CDS encoding protein kinase: protein MDLKPGQTLSHYRLVKEIGQGGMGVVFEALDVSLGRHVALKTLPPGVAADGERLRWFQQEARAVAALNHPNIVTIHSVEEADGVHFLTMELIEGATLDASIRRGGMPLGDFFDVAVPLAEALSAAHEKGIVHRDLKPANVMVTREARVKVLDFGLAKLWKQGAPAESEPTRTVRPESGPSGTVPYMSPEQLQGKEPDQRSDIFSLGIILYEMATGERPFKGGSPAEVSSSILRDTPRPIVELRRGLPDLLGRIVRRCLEKDPRRRHQSALDVRNELEELRETADVAGPTGGASRQEPSPAGGDARAGGRRASSYVVAGVAALAVIAIGLALLVRGRSGPPAPRGGASPASIAILPFDNMSDDKENEYFSDGITEELINALVKVKGLNVPARTSVFALKGKKMTVQEIGEKLGVDAVVEGSVRKSGDTLRITAQLINVADGYHLWSESYDRQMKDVFAIQDEISRSIVRALQLTLTPTEQQALQKAPTSDVQAYDYYLRGRKLFYLAGRKNWESARAMFSRAIEIDARYALAYAGVADASAMLYNFADSSEKNLEEARGASAKALELAPDLAEAHASRGNALSLGKSYAEAEQEFETAMRLDPKLYEAPYFYARTCWIEGKLEKAAQLFELAADLRPEDYQSLSLLAVVFNALHRPTDALATHERCLAAIKRQLESNPDDVRAIYMGSSDLLALGRTEEALSWGERALAIDPHDQATLYNVACLYANARRFQKAVDLLEQAVDAGFAQKQWIEHDGDLDPLRNEPRFKALLKRMKK from the coding sequence ATGGACCTGAAGCCCGGACAGACACTGTCGCACTACCGCCTGGTCAAGGAGATTGGGCAGGGCGGGATGGGTGTGGTGTTCGAGGCGCTGGACGTGAGCCTGGGGCGGCACGTCGCGCTGAAGACGCTGCCGCCGGGCGTGGCGGCGGACGGGGAGCGGCTGCGGTGGTTCCAGCAGGAGGCGCGGGCGGTCGCCGCCCTGAACCATCCGAACATCGTGACGATCCATTCCGTGGAGGAGGCGGACGGAGTCCACTTCCTGACGATGGAGCTGATCGAGGGGGCGACGCTCGACGCGTCGATCCGGCGGGGCGGAATGCCCCTCGGGGACTTCTTCGACGTCGCGGTGCCGCTGGCGGAGGCGCTGAGCGCGGCGCACGAGAAGGGGATCGTGCACCGGGACCTGAAGCCGGCCAACGTGATGGTCACACGCGAAGCGAGGGTGAAGGTCCTCGACTTCGGCCTGGCGAAGCTGTGGAAGCAGGGAGCGCCGGCCGAGTCGGAGCCGACGCGGACCGTGAGGCCGGAATCGGGCCCGAGCGGGACGGTCCCTTACATGTCACCCGAGCAGCTGCAGGGGAAGGAGCCGGACCAGCGCTCGGACATCTTCTCTCTCGGGATCATCCTGTACGAGATGGCGACGGGAGAACGCCCGTTCAAGGGCGGGAGCCCGGCGGAAGTGTCGTCGTCGATCCTGCGGGACACGCCCCGGCCGATCGTCGAGCTGCGCCGCGGTCTTCCCGACCTGCTCGGCCGGATCGTGCGGCGCTGCCTGGAGAAGGATCCCAGAAGGCGCCACCAGTCGGCGCTGGATGTGCGCAACGAGCTGGAGGAGCTGCGCGAGACGGCGGATGTCGCGGGCCCGACCGGTGGCGCATCGCGCCAGGAGCCGTCGCCCGCGGGCGGGGACGCCAGGGCGGGCGGCCGGCGCGCGTCCAGCTACGTCGTCGCGGGTGTGGCGGCGCTGGCCGTCATCGCGATCGGCCTCGCGCTTCTTGTCCGCGGCCGGAGCGGTCCCCCGGCGCCGCGTGGCGGCGCGTCTCCCGCCTCCATCGCCATCCTGCCGTTCGACAACATGAGCGACGACAAGGAGAACGAATACTTCAGCGACGGCATCACCGAAGAGCTGATCAACGCGCTCGTCAAGGTGAAGGGGCTGAACGTGCCGGCGCGGACCTCGGTGTTCGCGCTGAAGGGAAAGAAGATGACGGTGCAGGAGATAGGCGAGAAGCTCGGTGTCGACGCCGTGGTCGAAGGGAGCGTCCGCAAGTCGGGCGACACGCTGCGGATCACGGCGCAGCTCATCAACGTGGCGGATGGCTACCACCTGTGGTCGGAGAGCTACGACCGGCAGATGAAAGACGTGTTCGCCATCCAGGACGAAATCTCCCGGAGCATCGTGCGGGCCCTGCAGCTGACGCTCACGCCGACCGAGCAGCAGGCGCTGCAGAAGGCGCCGACCAGCGACGTCCAGGCCTACGACTACTACCTGCGCGGCCGCAAGCTGTTCTACCTGGCCGGCCGGAAGAACTGGGAGTCGGCCCGGGCCATGTTCTCGCGGGCGATCGAGATCGATGCGCGCTACGCCCTGGCCTACGCGGGGGTCGCCGACGCCTCCGCCATGCTCTACAATTTCGCAGACAGCAGCGAGAAGAATCTGGAAGAGGCGCGCGGCGCCAGCGCCAAGGCGCTGGAGCTGGCCCCGGACCTGGCCGAGGCGCACGCCTCGCGAGGCAACGCCCTGTCGTTGGGCAAGTCGTACGCCGAGGCAGAGCAGGAGTTCGAGACGGCGATGCGGCTGGATCCGAAGCTCTACGAGGCCCCCTATTTCTACGCCCGCACCTGCTGGATAGAGGGGAAGCTCGAGAAGGCGGCGCAGCTGTTCGAGCTGGCGGCGGATCTCCGCCCGGAGGACTACCAGTCACTGTCGCTCCTGGCAGTGGTCTTCAATGCGCTGCACCGGCCCACGGACGCCCTCGCGACGCACGAGCGGTGCCTTGCGGCGATCAAGCGCCAGCTCGAGTCGAACCCGGACGACGTCCGGGCGATCTACATGGGTTCGAGCGACCTGCTGGCGCTGGGTCGAACCGAGGAGGCGCTGAGCTGGGGCGAGCGCGCCCTGGCGATCGACCCGCACGACCAGGCCACGCTCTACAACGTCGCCTGCCTGTACGCGAACGCCCGGCGCTTCCAGAAGGCGGTCGATCTTCTGGAGCAGGCCGTCGACGCCGGGTTCGCGCAGAAGCAATGGATCGAGCACGACGGCGACCTCGACCCGCTGCGCAACGAGCCGCGCTTCAAGGCGCTCCTGAAGCGGATGAAGAAATAG